The Haliaeetus albicilla chromosome 19, bHalAlb1.1, whole genome shotgun sequence genome has a segment encoding these proteins:
- the LOC104312899 gene encoding suppressor of cytokine signaling 1 → MIRGRPDDLHNTHTTVSRPQRQHQSILPSPAPPSLPDRFRMFRSCEWEVLERSLNILQASDFYWGPLSVGEAHAKLQREPVGTYLVRDSSQGNCLFSLSVRMPTGPVSLRISFQEGYFRLKNWFSDCVVQLLELVVAGTRNNPLHFDEMGGTPLVFSEPLCRSRRAVPTLRELCCRSLPTGAVTGDGARLGGSLGMCPREEVVSAPGGRGGSEGSVVPNPSLSWAGR, encoded by the coding sequence ATGATCAGAGGGAGGCCAGATGATCTGCACAACACACACACCACTGTTTCTCGTCCGCAAAGGCAGCATCAGAGCattctccccagccctgcaccgCCCAGCTTGCCCGATCGTTTCCGGATGTTTCGCAGCTGCGAGTGGGAGGTCCTGGAGCGATCCCTCAATATCCTCCAGGCCAGCGACTTCTACTGGGGCCCCTTGTCTGTGGGGGAGGCTCACGCCAAGCTCCAGCGGGAGCCTGTCGGCACCTACTTGGTGCGGGACAGCTCGCAGGGGAACTGCTTGTTCAGCCTGAGCGTGCGGATGCCAACAGGGCCCGTCAGCCTCCGAATCTCTTTCCAGGAGGGCTATTTCCGCCTGAAGAACTGGTTTTCAGACTGTGTGgtccagctgctggagctggtggtGGCGGGGACCCGGAACAACCCCTTGCACTTTGATGAGATGGGGGGAACCCCCCTGGTTTTCTCTGAGCCCCTGTGTCGGAGCCGCCGGGCAGTGCCCACGCTACGAGAACTGTGCTGCCGGAGCCTGCCCACTGGTGCCGTGACAGGGGATGGAGCAAGGCTGGGGGGCTCCTTGGGGATGTGCCCAAGGGAGGAGGTGGTCTCAGCCCCGGGTGGAAGGGGAGGGTCAGAGGGGAGTGTCGTCCCCAACCCCTCTCTGTCCTGGGCTGGGAGATGA